One window of Thermocoleostomius sinensis A174 genomic DNA carries:
- a CDS encoding STAS domain-containing protein, which yields MEQTIHQAQDGKTVIVLTPTGRLDITTAWQFRLKLQDCISKISPHVVVNLGQVNFIDSSGLTSLVAGMRDADKVSGSFRICNVHPEARLVFEVTMMDSVFEIFETEDEALEGVPREIMT from the coding sequence ATGGAACAGACCATACATCAAGCTCAGGATGGCAAAACCGTAATCGTTCTTACTCCTACAGGGCGACTGGACATTACAACCGCGTGGCAATTTCGCCTAAAACTACAGGACTGTATTTCCAAAATAAGCCCTCACGTTGTTGTGAATTTGGGGCAGGTTAATTTTATCGATAGCTCTGGGTTAACCTCGTTGGTTGCAGGCATGCGCGATGCCGACAAAGTTAGCGGCAGCTTTCGCATTTGTAATGTTCATCCCGAAGCTCGGTTAGTCTTTGAGGTCACCATGATGGACTCGGTGTTTGAAATTTTTGAAACCGAGGATGAAGCCTTGGAGGGAGTGCCTCGCGAAATCATGACCTGA
- a CDS encoding sigma-70 family RNA polymerase sigma factor: MSEFDEQLRQLVIEACSHPPGSLKRQRALTQVIRLVVRKLWKDSSPYYADALQQTWVYFCQNVCEGKTGAKYDPNQGSVATWLNFYLKRRLQDFFIDSQKQQTTRASVQPRLSRSGDVDQIDPLENLAAEPAAPPILEDVRAWAEADFTGELRQVHIAGHDLVTCQLLILRRLPPETSWKDLAAELGLSVSTLSSFYQRQCLPRLRKFGESQGYL; the protein is encoded by the coding sequence ATGAGCGAGTTTGATGAACAGTTGCGGCAGTTAGTCATAGAAGCCTGTAGTCATCCCCCGGGAAGCCTGAAGCGACAACGGGCCCTGACCCAAGTGATTCGGTTGGTGGTACGGAAGTTATGGAAAGACAGTTCCCCCTACTATGCCGATGCCTTGCAACAAACTTGGGTATATTTTTGTCAGAATGTCTGCGAGGGCAAGACGGGTGCAAAGTATGACCCCAATCAGGGCAGTGTGGCAACGTGGCTCAATTTCTACTTAAAGCGACGATTACAAGATTTTTTTATTGATTCCCAAAAGCAACAGACTACTAGGGCATCTGTGCAACCACGACTGTCGCGATCGGGTGACGTTGACCAAATAGACCCCCTTGAAAATTTGGCAGCGGAACCAGCCGCTCCCCCGATTTTGGAAGATGTGAGAGCGTGGGCAGAAGCCGATTTTACAGGAGAATTGCGCCAAGTTCACATTGCTGGGCATGACCTTGTCACTTGTCAGTTACTCATTTTGCGACGACTACCTCCTGAAACGAGTTGGAAAGATCTAGCAGCGGAACTGGGGCTTTCAGTTTCCACCCTCAGCAGCTTTTATCAGCGACAATGTTTACCGCGCTTGCGTAAATTTGGTGAATCGCAGGGATATCTATGA
- a CDS encoding DUF928 domain-containing protein has translation MKRYNFLIQSTASTLLLLLFSSSGWLAIQPAESRFLGNQLVSPVADRVSAEFNLVQASIRDPIRFIPPTAQAAPTRGRSRGGASRGNCSMAEQPLMALVPNAADDRETMATVATPITLTTASHPTFWFYVPTALTSDRPAEFWLLDADGSYVYTSLLHGTDTAGIVKVTLPNTVSPLEPEKPYRWIFQLICETGATVDVWGEIQRVDLSPTLKAQLAQSSHRDQSALYAAQGIWLDALTTLAELRLSEPTNTALVTDWRSLLQSAHLAEVINHPLLPCCQAFTEAP, from the coding sequence ATGAAACGCTACAATTTTTTGATTCAATCTACCGCTTCAACCCTATTGCTGCTGTTGTTTTCATCTAGTGGATGGCTTGCCATTCAACCAGCGGAGTCTAGGTTTCTTGGTAATCAACTAGTTAGTCCTGTGGCTGATAGGGTCAGTGCTGAGTTTAATTTGGTTCAAGCGTCTATTCGCGATCCCATTCGCTTTATTCCACCTACTGCCCAAGCGGCTCCTACTAGAGGTCGATCGCGGGGGGGAGCTAGTCGAGGGAATTGTTCAATGGCTGAACAGCCGCTGATGGCGTTGGTTCCCAATGCAGCCGACGATCGCGAGACCATGGCAACGGTCGCTACTCCAATCACGTTGACAACTGCCAGCCATCCCACCTTTTGGTTTTATGTACCAACGGCGCTGACAAGCGATCGTCCCGCTGAGTTTTGGCTGCTGGATGCAGACGGGAGTTATGTCTACACGTCTTTGCTGCATGGCACAGACACAGCAGGCATTGTTAAGGTAACGCTGCCAAATACGGTCTCTCCTCTGGAACCTGAAAAGCCCTATCGCTGGATTTTTCAATTGATCTGTGAAACCGGAGCTACGGTAGATGTTTGGGGTGAAATTCAGCGGGTTGATCTGTCGCCTACTCTAAAAGCTCAATTGGCTCAGTCTTCCCATCGTGATCAATCGGCCTTGTATGCCGCTCAAGGAATTTGGCTCGATGCCCTAACGACCTTAGCCGAATTGCGCCTGTCTGAGCCAACCAACACCGCGCTCGTGACTGATTGGCGAAGCCTGCTGCAATCGGCTCATCTGGCAGAGGTGATAAACCATCCGCTGCTGCCTTGTTGTCAAGCGTTTACTGAAGCACCATAG
- a CDS encoding ABC transporter ATP-binding protein/permease — translation MDRFNFNVLQQFWTIAKSYWFSDEKWQARGFLLGVVLCLLAYTGLSVVLNNKRGVLISALSAQDESRFWQTVIIFLGVLIVYAPLLAGYNYLRDRLSLQWRRWLTHRFLDNYFRDRAYYNLQHLNAEIDNPDQRIAEDVRSFTQESLAFLLVLVESVLAVIAFSGVLWGISRPLVLFLVLYALIGTLVTTIVFGKPLVRLNFEQLKREADFRFSLVRVRENAEAIAFYRGEDREANQVKQRFLDVFDNVKRLLVWELGLNGLTNAYEFIPFILPALVVAPAIFAGDIEVGKVSEAQGAFVRVFFSLNVVVARFQALTTFGAGINRLYSFATFLEESTKGSTSSANQRSDDSQENLSVQPSVIQTIEQTDLENTTEQRLAVEHLTLQTPEYQRVLIEDLSMTLSNGEGLLVMGPSGCGKSSLLRAIAGLWKAGSGTIIRPPLEQILFLPQRPYMVLGTLRDQLLYPHTDLDVDEQYLKQVLEQVNLADLDERFGGFDAQQDWGDVLSLGEQQRLTFARLLLNKPNYAILDEATSALDLNNEERLYQHLQAMGTTFLSVGHRATLAHYHQAVLELAQDKAWQLKRRDEVTLQPPEQGQTELLELS, via the coding sequence ATGGATCGGTTCAATTTCAATGTACTGCAACAATTTTGGACGATCGCCAAGTCCTATTGGTTTAGCGATGAAAAGTGGCAGGCCCGAGGGTTTTTGTTGGGGGTAGTGCTGTGTTTACTGGCATATACTGGCTTAAGCGTGGTGCTCAATAATAAGCGGGGAGTGCTAATTTCAGCGCTTTCTGCCCAAGATGAATCCCGATTTTGGCAAACAGTGATCATTTTTCTTGGCGTGCTGATTGTTTATGCCCCCCTTTTGGCGGGCTATAACTATTTGCGCGATCGTCTCAGTTTACAATGGCGGCGTTGGTTGACCCATCGGTTCCTAGATAATTATTTTCGCGATCGAGCCTATTACAACTTGCAACATCTCAACGCTGAAATCGATAATCCCGATCAGCGCATTGCTGAAGATGTGCGCAGTTTCACCCAAGAATCACTGGCGTTTCTGCTGGTGTTGGTGGAATCTGTTCTAGCAGTGATTGCCTTCAGCGGTGTTCTGTGGGGCATTTCTAGACCGCTAGTGTTGTTTCTGGTGTTATACGCGTTGATTGGCACACTGGTGACAACGATCGTGTTTGGTAAGCCACTTGTACGGCTGAATTTTGAACAATTGAAACGAGAGGCCGATTTCCGTTTTAGTTTAGTGCGCGTGCGCGAAAATGCCGAGGCGATCGCCTTTTATCGAGGAGAAGACCGCGAAGCAAACCAGGTCAAGCAACGATTTCTAGATGTGTTTGATAATGTCAAGCGGCTACTGGTGTGGGAACTCGGTTTGAATGGATTAACGAATGCATACGAATTTATTCCATTTATTCTTCCAGCCTTGGTTGTAGCACCGGCAATTTTTGCTGGAGATATAGAAGTTGGTAAGGTTAGTGAAGCCCAAGGAGCCTTTGTACGGGTGTTTTTCTCGCTCAATGTGGTAGTGGCTCGTTTCCAAGCTCTGACTACATTTGGAGCCGGAATCAATCGGTTGTACAGTTTTGCAACCTTCCTAGAGGAATCTACAAAAGGCTCTACTTCTTCAGCTAACCAGCGATCGGATGATTCTCAAGAGAATCTATCTGTGCAACCATCTGTGATTCAAACGATCGAACAAACTGATTTAGAAAATACAACTGAACAACGTTTGGCAGTGGAACATCTGACGTTGCAAACTCCAGAATATCAGCGTGTCCTCATCGAGGATTTGTCGATGACGTTGTCTAATGGCGAAGGATTGTTGGTGATGGGTCCCAGTGGTTGCGGTAAAAGTTCGTTGTTGCGGGCGATCGCAGGACTGTGGAAGGCGGGCAGCGGCACAATTATTCGTCCTCCGCTAGAACAAATTCTGTTTCTGCCACAACGTCCCTATATGGTGTTGGGCACTTTGCGCGATCAACTGCTTTATCCTCATACTGACTTAGATGTAGACGAGCAGTACTTAAAACAAGTGCTGGAACAGGTAAACCTAGCCGATTTGGATGAACGCTTTGGCGGCTTTGATGCTCAGCAAGACTGGGGTGATGTGCTGTCGCTGGGTGAACAACAGCGGCTCACCTTTGCTCGACTGCTGCTCAACAAACCGAATTATGCCATTCTTGATGAAGCCACTAGTGCCCTAGATCTAAACAACGAGGAACGCTTATACCAACACCTGCAAGCAATGGGCACAACGTTTCTGAGCGTGGGACATCGAGCAACATTAGCACACTATCATCAAGCAGTTTTGGAACTGGCTCAGGACAAAGCTTGGCAACTCAAACGTCGTGATGAGGTTACGCTGCAACCGCCAGAGCAAGGTCAAACAGAATTGCTGGAACTGTCGTAG
- a CDS encoding pirin family protein, with the protein MTTPMQLGRTVAGTVSSVETMEGAGFIVRRPFPKSSFSEFDPFLLLDELGPVDLKPGEAKGAPDHPHRGFETVTYLLAGQLEHKDSQGHTGKLGPGDVQWMTAGAGVVHSEMPASDFVRTGGHLHGLQLWVNLPQRDKMIAPHYQDIAADRIPTVQTEDGLATVKVIAGEALGAKAVIETRTPIVYLHWTLQPGATIIQPIPSHYNAFAYVLDGEGRFGVDQELAGDGKMVLFASNGDTVTIANPAASHTELNVLLIAGVPLNEPIVRYGPFVMNTNAEIVQAIEDYRHGRMGTIHV; encoded by the coding sequence ATGACCACGCCAATGCAACTCGGTCGCACGGTGGCTGGAACAGTTAGCAGCGTTGAGACGATGGAAGGGGCAGGATTTATTGTTCGCCGTCCCTTTCCAAAAAGCAGCTTCTCGGAGTTCGATCCCTTTTTGCTATTGGATGAATTGGGCCCAGTTGACCTCAAGCCCGGTGAAGCCAAAGGCGCTCCTGATCATCCACATCGTGGATTTGAAACCGTGACCTATTTGCTTGCGGGTCAGTTAGAGCACAAAGATTCTCAGGGGCACACTGGGAAACTGGGCCCCGGAGATGTGCAATGGATGACGGCTGGGGCCGGTGTGGTGCACTCGGAAATGCCAGCCTCCGATTTTGTCCGCACGGGTGGACATTTGCACGGACTTCAATTGTGGGTGAACTTACCCCAACGCGACAAAATGATCGCCCCACACTATCAAGACATTGCTGCCGATCGTATTCCCACCGTTCAAACAGAAGATGGCTTAGCCACCGTTAAAGTGATTGCTGGAGAAGCCTTAGGAGCCAAAGCCGTCATTGAAACGCGAACGCCAATTGTCTATTTACATTGGACACTACAACCGGGTGCGACGATCATTCAACCCATCCCTAGTCACTACAATGCATTTGCCTACGTCTTAGACGGAGAGGGACGCTTTGGAGTCGATCAAGAACTGGCTGGGGATGGCAAGATGGTGCTGTTTGCCTCCAATGGTGATACAGTCACGATTGCTAATCCAGCAGCAAGTCACACTGAGTTGAATGTATTGTTGATTGCGGGCGTACCGCTAAATGAACCGATCGTGCGCTATGGCCCGTTTGTGATGAACACCAACGCTGAAATTGTCCAAGCCATTGAAGATTACCGCCACGGAAGGATGGGTACAATTCATGTTTAA
- a CDS encoding PadR family transcriptional regulator has product MSLAHVILGLLQQQQRTGYDLKTECFNQTIAHLWPADQAQIYRTLDKLESQEWITCQVEIQIDRPNRKVYSLTAAGEAELQRWLQTPQPLTPGRDPQLIQLYFAGQLPEATIAKILQQQLSAHRQKLAECEAIASRSEVPRLVTDAQLCARQHSIQQLVLDWLVQRERAQIFWLETLLDRFNQSSSGS; this is encoded by the coding sequence ATGTCCCTTGCTCATGTGATTTTAGGGCTGCTGCAACAACAGCAACGCACAGGTTATGACCTCAAAACCGAGTGTTTCAACCAAACGATCGCCCATCTTTGGCCAGCCGACCAAGCCCAAATCTATCGCACCCTTGACAAGCTGGAGTCTCAAGAGTGGATTACCTGTCAAGTCGAAATTCAAATCGATCGCCCCAATCGCAAAGTGTACAGTCTGACTGCTGCCGGGGAAGCTGAACTACAACGGTGGTTACAGACACCTCAGCCATTAACACCCGGGCGCGATCCTCAACTGATTCAGCTATATTTTGCCGGACAGTTACCTGAGGCGACGATCGCAAAAATTCTACAGCAACAATTGAGTGCCCATCGCCAAAAGCTAGCTGAATGCGAGGCTATCGCGTCTCGATCAGAGGTTCCTCGTCTTGTAACCGATGCGCAACTGTGCGCTCGTCAACACTCGATACAGCAACTAGTTTTAGATTGGCTGGTTCAGCGGGAACGAGCACAGATTTTCTGGCTAGAAACCCTACTCGATCGGTTCAATCAGTCTTCCTCTGGTTCATAA
- a CDS encoding DUF2834 domain-containing protein has translation MIRNLALWLLWVGFVVYAFAFAPPTQPDTFTLIKDLATANWDGINPLVIALFNIMGVWPLIYSCFLYSDGRMQKIPAWPFGVASFGVGAFALLPYLALRNPAPTFAGEKTGWLNLWESRWLAIGLAIGAVGLLSYGFSQGNWSDFIAQWKTDRFIHVMSLDFCLLCLLPPTLLGDDMARRGVQDSRIFWAAALIPLIGPLGYLLWRPPLKQ, from the coding sequence GCTTTGTGGTGTATGCCTTTGCCTTTGCACCCCCCACTCAACCAGACACCTTCACGTTGATTAAGGATTTAGCGACTGCAAACTGGGACGGTATTAATCCCTTGGTAATTGCTTTGTTCAACATTATGGGGGTATGGCCGCTGATCTACAGTTGCTTTTTGTACAGCGATGGCAGAATGCAGAAAATTCCGGCGTGGCCGTTCGGGGTGGCGTCGTTTGGCGTCGGAGCGTTTGCATTGCTGCCGTATTTGGCGCTGCGCAACCCTGCCCCCACGTTTGCTGGCGAAAAAACGGGTTGGCTGAACCTGTGGGAGTCTCGCTGGCTGGCGATCGGGCTAGCAATTGGCGCTGTTGGGCTGTTGAGCTATGGATTCAGCCAAGGCAACTGGAGTGATTTTATAGCGCAGTGGAAAACCGATCGCTTCATTCACGTCATGAGTCTAGATTTTTGTTTGCTATGCCTGCTGCCGCCCACGTTGCTAGGAGATGACATGGCACGACGGGGTGTGCAAGACTCCCGCATTTTTTGGGCAGCGGCCCTGATTCCCCTCATTGGGCCATTGGGGTATTTGCTGTGGCGACCGCCGTTAAAGCAGTAG
- a CDS encoding DUF1822 family protein has translation MTYISDAFESTALPLPIPQAAFHIADHFARQQPTVAKAEQVRLNTLAVWVINDYLQLMGIATQLSASDSWNPVMQLAANTADLEIVGAGRLECRPWVDGSPPICAIPPEVWHDRIGYVVVQINETDRQAILLGFKETVAAEELPIRDLQPPEAVLDHLDRLLHSVVAVPPTDTQPTAVTHLSLWFQNLMDAGWQTVEALLPPNVSLAYGFRGDPGNRLETSASIRRAKHINVGIQPSIRSLILIVELTPTTDESVHICIQLHPTDAIYLPANVQLIVLDETDTVFLNAQSREIDNYIQLELSGSTGEAFSIQVQVGTDRIIEQFVI, from the coding sequence ATGACTTATATCTCTGACGCATTTGAATCAACGGCTCTACCTTTACCAATTCCGCAGGCAGCTTTCCACATAGCCGATCACTTTGCCCGCCAACAGCCCACTGTTGCCAAAGCTGAGCAAGTCCGTCTCAATACGTTAGCAGTTTGGGTGATCAATGACTATTTGCAATTGATGGGCATTGCCACCCAGTTGAGTGCCAGTGATAGTTGGAACCCGGTGATGCAGCTTGCGGCTAATACTGCTGATTTAGAAATCGTAGGTGCGGGACGCTTAGAGTGCCGCCCATGGGTAGATGGGTCGCCCCCGATTTGCGCAATTCCACCCGAAGTATGGCACGATCGCATCGGTTATGTTGTGGTGCAGATCAACGAAACCGATCGCCAGGCTATTCTATTAGGATTTAAGGAAACCGTCGCGGCTGAAGAACTGCCCATTCGAGACTTACAACCTCCTGAAGCAGTTCTCGATCATCTCGATCGGCTGCTGCATTCAGTCGTTGCTGTGCCACCGACAGATACCCAACCCACGGCTGTCACCCATCTAAGCTTGTGGTTTCAGAACCTAATGGATGCAGGCTGGCAGACCGTTGAGGCGCTGTTGCCTCCTAATGTTTCACTCGCCTATGGATTTCGGGGGGACCCAGGCAATCGTCTTGAAACAAGTGCCTCGATTCGACGAGCCAAGCATATTAACGTTGGGATTCAACCTAGCATCCGATCGTTAATCTTGATTGTAGAACTGACGCCGACCACTGATGAGTCTGTTCATATTTGTATTCAGCTTCACCCCACCGACGCAATCTATCTTCCCGCCAATGTGCAGCTAATTGTTCTAGATGAAACAGATACTGTCTTTTTAAATGCTCAGTCTAGAGAGATTGACAATTATATTCAGTTGGAATTGAGTGGTAGCACGGGCGAAGCTTTCAGCATTCAAGTTCAGGTAGGAACCGATCGCATCATCGAGCAGTTTGTGATTTAG
- a CDS encoding CHASE2 domain-containing protein produces the protein MSKLVFLKISEGSFEQGFSVTLQIGEEQADQAGQLVYRLTAEVIGKLPPSPGLLQSHQRWQSRYRHLGIQSRLHAPKVQVTNVSITHDCECAAQELSDRLNEWLRSESFRPIREKWLEQLSVQDNIRVILQSDHPVMQRLPWQVWDVLERYKHAELALSAPSYDRTNRPIATKPRIQILAILGNSQGIDVQADRRFLEQLPEADVRFLVEPSRQTLNDHLWQQSWDILFFAGHSTSEANNSSGAIKINQTDSLTIAQLKYALRNAVDRGLSLAIFNSCDGLGLAHNLAELHIPQMIVMREPIPDRVAQTFLKAFITTFAHGQTLYRSVREAREQLQGLEHQFPCATWLPVICQNPTESPATWQGLKGQITTIAEAAESLSQAKPLATGRSRVGWWQAIGLGLLIGLSIVGVRSTGALQAWELAAYDQTLRMRPPEPLDDRLLIVTIDEAERQTYGEAHPEFGWISLSDRVLNQLLQQLETYRPRLIGLDLYRDFPIATDQASLTRQFQQNSNLVAVCKARFLGDDSIAPPPDIPLDRVGFSDFVVDEDDRLRRHLLTMTPELIDPGIPCTSPHAFSVQLATRYLQAQGLVVDRSAPSWQIANLTLPLLQPFSGGYWQADTQGQQILLNYRMNTRPASQVSLTDVISGQVNPEIVRNRIVFIGVTAKSAGDVWQTPIDQQMPGVVVQAHMVSQLLSAALDNRSLLWSWSNLVEGIWITLWAIVGSGCGWLIQRLVRLGLSLLLASGLLIGLCWVMMVIGGWIPLVPTVMAIAVSGLVTRGYRRVGRRSSKQSS, from the coding sequence GTGAGTAAGCTTGTTTTTCTAAAAATTAGCGAAGGCAGTTTTGAGCAAGGCTTTTCCGTGACGCTGCAAATTGGTGAAGAGCAAGCAGATCAAGCTGGACAGCTTGTCTACCGTTTGACGGCTGAAGTCATCGGCAAACTACCACCCAGTCCTGGCTTATTACAGAGTCATCAACGCTGGCAATCCCGCTATCGCCATTTAGGCATTCAATCGCGCTTGCACGCTCCCAAGGTACAAGTCACCAACGTTTCAATCACTCATGATTGTGAATGTGCTGCCCAAGAACTCAGCGATCGTCTCAATGAGTGGCTACGATCAGAATCCTTTCGACCCATCCGCGAAAAATGGTTAGAGCAATTGTCAGTACAGGACAACATTCGGGTAATTTTGCAATCCGATCATCCGGTGATGCAGCGATTGCCCTGGCAGGTGTGGGACGTGCTAGAACGATACAAACATGCTGAACTGGCGTTAAGTGCTCCCAGCTATGACCGAACCAATCGCCCGATTGCGACAAAACCGCGCATTCAAATCTTGGCGATTTTAGGAAATAGCCAAGGAATTGATGTTCAAGCCGATCGCCGCTTTTTAGAACAACTGCCTGAGGCTGACGTGCGGTTTTTGGTGGAACCGTCGCGGCAAACCCTCAATGATCACCTTTGGCAACAGAGTTGGGATATTTTGTTTTTCGCCGGACACAGCACGAGTGAAGCCAATAATTCCAGTGGTGCGATTAAGATTAACCAAACTGATTCTCTGACAATTGCTCAACTCAAATACGCCCTCAGAAACGCCGTCGATCGAGGATTATCTCTGGCCATTTTCAACTCCTGTGATGGATTGGGATTAGCGCACAATCTAGCCGAGCTACACATCCCGCAGATGATCGTTATGCGCGAACCTATTCCCGATCGCGTAGCCCAGACCTTTCTCAAAGCGTTTATCACCACCTTCGCTCACGGTCAAACGCTGTATCGATCCGTGCGCGAAGCCAGAGAACAACTCCAGGGATTAGAGCATCAATTTCCCTGTGCAACATGGCTCCCGGTGATTTGCCAAAATCCGACAGAGTCGCCCGCAACCTGGCAGGGCTTGAAGGGGCAAATAACTACTATTGCCGAAGCAGCAGAGAGCTTGAGCCAGGCGAAACCTCTTGCAACGGGGCGATCTCGCGTCGGCTGGTGGCAAGCGATCGGACTGGGATTATTGATCGGTTTGAGTATTGTGGGAGTGCGATCGACTGGAGCGTTGCAAGCATGGGAGCTAGCCGCCTATGATCAAACCCTGCGGATGCGTCCCCCTGAGCCGCTAGACGATCGGCTTTTGATTGTCACCATTGATGAAGCTGAACGTCAAACCTATGGCGAAGCTCATCCAGAATTCGGTTGGATTTCCCTATCCGATCGCGTGCTCAATCAACTGCTGCAACAGCTAGAGACCTATCGACCGCGTTTGATTGGCCTAGATTTGTATCGTGACTTTCCGATCGCGACCGATCAAGCCAGTCTGACCAGGCAATTTCAGCAAAACTCTAACCTTGTAGCGGTTTGCAAAGCCCGATTTTTGGGAGATGACAGTATTGCACCGCCGCCTGACATCCCGCTCGATCGAGTAGGGTTCAGTGATTTTGTGGTGGATGAGGACGATCGACTGCGACGACACTTGCTAACCATGACGCCCGAGCTAATCGATCCCGGTATTCCCTGTACCTCGCCCCATGCCTTTAGCGTGCAACTGGCAACGCGCTATCTGCAAGCTCAAGGACTGGTGGTCGATCGATCGGCACCGTCCTGGCAAATCGCGAACTTGACTCTGCCGCTGTTACAACCCTTTAGCGGCGGCTACTGGCAAGCCGACACCCAAGGGCAGCAAATTTTGCTGAACTACCGCATGAATACACGACCCGCTAGCCAAGTTTCCCTAACGGATGTGATATCTGGGCAGGTAAATCCAGAAATTGTTAGAAATCGAATTGTATTCATTGGAGTCACGGCTAAAAGTGCTGGCGATGTTTGGCAAACGCCGATCGATCAACAAATGCCGGGAGTGGTGGTGCAAGCTCATATGGTCAGTCAATTGCTGAGTGCTGCTCTAGACAACCGATCGCTGCTGTGGAGTTGGTCTAATCTCGTCGAGGGCATTTGGATTACCCTCTGGGCGATTGTGGGCAGTGGTTGCGGCTGGCTGATTCAACGGCTGGTTCGTCTGGGTCTGTCCCTGCTCCTCGCTAGCGGTCTGCTGATTGGACTATGTTGGGTCATGATGGTCATCGGTGGCTGGATTCCCCTCGTTCCAACTGTGATGGCGATCGCAGTATCCGGTTTGGTTACAAGGGGATATCGTCGAGTGGGGCGGCGATCGTCCAAGCAATCGTCCTAG
- a CDS encoding phosphatase PAP2 family protein produces MLEFVWQQFWKRLKTFTDFGKRWWAGHGQFLLVLFLGVYVPLSIFGLLAVKIWQHEGGLNWDVTIMLAIHQTAQSDLDRVASLLTNFGTKWGVFPGSVLVALILLSVRRWRSLLYFLVTVLGGGTINRLEKAWLHRVRPTLWDYAPVPDFSFPSGHAMSSMVFVAALVILMWGSRWRWLIVAMGGVFVVTIGWTRVYLGVHYPSDIIAGWMMAIAWAVLVSIVVKPQLTAANPQEDAIDQSNSPPSAQHEVNSANHYDSSSNSV; encoded by the coding sequence ATGCTTGAATTTGTTTGGCAGCAATTTTGGAAGCGATTAAAAACCTTTACAGATTTTGGCAAGCGTTGGTGGGCTGGACACGGACAATTTCTACTGGTTCTGTTTTTGGGAGTTTACGTACCACTTTCGATTTTTGGGCTATTGGCAGTCAAAATCTGGCAGCACGAGGGGGGACTGAATTGGGATGTGACAATCATGTTAGCAATTCACCAAACTGCCCAGTCTGACCTCGATCGGGTGGCGTCCCTACTGACAAACTTTGGTACAAAGTGGGGGGTATTTCCAGGCAGTGTTCTAGTCGCGTTGATCCTCTTGAGTGTCCGACGCTGGCGATCGCTCCTCTATTTTTTAGTGACTGTGCTGGGTGGTGGTACTATCAATCGACTGGAAAAAGCATGGCTGCATCGGGTTCGCCCTACCCTCTGGGACTATGCTCCCGTTCCTGATTTTTCCTTTCCCAGTGGTCATGCCATGTCTAGCATGGTGTTTGTGGCTGCCTTAGTGATTCTAATGTGGGGCAGTCGTTGGCGGTGGTTGATCGTGGCAATGGGCGGCGTTTTTGTGGTGACAATCGGGTGGACACGGGTTTACCTGGGCGTTCACTATCCCAGCGATATCATCGCGGGTTGGATGATGGCGATCGCCTGGGCTGTGTTGGTCAGCATTGTCGTCAAACCACAACTAACAGCCGCTAATCCGCAAGAAGATGCGATTGACCAGTCTAATTCTCCGCCTTCCGCTCAGCATGAAGTAAATTCAGCTAACCACTACGACAGTTCCAGCAATTCTGTTTGA
- a CDS encoding YbhB/YbcL family Raf kinase inhibitor-like protein — protein sequence MVTARVRRRRVCWQLVAIVGGSWLIGCTPHRSSSTNRSISKTMMLESSAFSPEGAIPSKYTCNGENVSPALRWNEPPGGTQRFVLIVDDPDAPGGTFIHWLLYDLPAETRELPEAIPPDPILLTGGVQGRNGFDRYGYGGPCPPRGTHRYVFKLYAIDTVLDLPPGASEADVVEAMQGHVLADAELVGKYQKKT from the coding sequence ATGGTGACTGCTCGAGTCAGGCGGCGACGGGTTTGTTGGCAACTAGTGGCGATTGTGGGTGGCAGTTGGTTGATCGGCTGTACTCCACATCGATCGTCATCTACCAATCGATCGATCTCAAAAACCATGATGCTGGAAAGCAGTGCCTTCAGCCCAGAGGGAGCTATTCCTAGCAAATACACCTGCAATGGCGAAAATGTCTCTCCGGCTTTGCGTTGGAATGAACCACCTGGCGGAACTCAGCGGTTTGTTTTGATTGTTGATGATCCAGATGCACCCGGTGGAACCTTTATTCATTGGCTGCTCTACGATCTTCCAGCAGAGACTCGCGAATTACCAGAAGCCATTCCGCCTGATCCAATTCTATTGACGGGAGGGGTACAGGGTAGAAATGGCTTCGATCGCTACGGCTATGGCGGCCCTTGTCCTCCCAGAGGAACCCATCGCTATGTCTTCAAGCTATATGCGATCGATACTGTCCTGGATTTGCCACCGGGAGCCAGTGAAGCCGACGTAGTCGAAGCTATGCAGGGACATGTGTTGGCGGATGCAGAGTTGGTGGGGAAGTATCAAAAGAAAACATAA